From a single Mobula birostris isolate sMobBir1 chromosome 13, sMobBir1.hap1, whole genome shotgun sequence genomic region:
- the LOC140208182 gene encoding uncharacterized protein, whose translation MAHQRVYTGERPFTCSDCEKEFTESSNLMAHQRVHTGEKPFTCSVCGKRFTWLSTLQSHQRVHTGEKPFTCSVCGKRFTDSSNLQRHQRVHTGEKPFTCSVCGKRFTDSSTVQSHQRVHTGEKPFTCSECGKGFTQLSKLQIHQRVHTGEKPFTCSECGKGFTQLSALQRHQRVHTGEKPFTCSVCGKRFTDSSNLQRHQLVHTGEKPFTCSVCGKRFTDSSTLQSHQRVHTGEKPFTCSECGNVFTRSSQLLAHQSVHTGEWPFTCSECGKGFPQSSTLLTHLRVHTGEKPFTCSVCGKRFTQSSNLQRHQRVHTGEKPFTSSECGKGFIRSSNLLAHQSVHNGEWPLL comes from the coding sequence ATGGCTCACCAGCGTGTTTACACCGgcgagcggccgttcacctgctcagactgtgagaaggaattcactgagtcatccaacctaatggcacatcagcgagttcacactggggagaagccgttcacgtgctcagtctgtgggaagagattcacttggttatccacactacagagtcatcagcgagttcacactggggagaagccattcacctgctcagtctgtgggaagagattcactgattcatccaacctacagagacatcagcgagttcacactggagagaagccgttcacctgctcagtctgtgggaagagattcactgattcatccaccgtacagagtcatcagcgagttcacactggggagaagccgttcacctgttcagaatgtgggaagggattcactcagttatccaaactacagattcatcagcgagttcacactggggagaagccattcacctgctcagaatgtgggaagggattcactcagttatccgccctgcagagacatcagcgagttcacactggggagaagccgttcacctgctcagtctgtgggaagagattcactgattcatccaacctacagagacaccaattagttcacacaggggagaagccgttcacctgctcagtctgtgggaagagattcactgattcatccaccctacagagtcatcagcgagttcacactggggagaagccattcacctgctcagaatgtgggaatgtattcactcggtcatcccaactactggcacaccagtcagttcacactggggagtggccgtttacctgctcagaatgtgggaaaggattccctCAATCGTCCACCCTACTGACACAtctgcgagttcacactggggaaaaaccgttcacctgctcagtctgtgggaagagattcactcagtcatccaacctacagagacatcagcgagttcacactggggagaagccattcaccagctcagaatgtgggaaaggattcattcggtcatccaacctactggcacaccagtcagttcacaatggggaaTGGCCGTTGTTATGA